In Solanum pennellii chromosome 7, SPENNV200, the following are encoded in one genomic region:
- the LOC107024548 gene encoding cysteine proteinase 3-like, producing the protein MSRSSVLLVLIAGLFSATIAGAATFADENPIRQVIVSEEVEIGILQVIGESDDALSFARFVNKYGKKYDSVEETKLRFEIFVENLKMIRSHNNKRSVVSYKLGVNKFTDLSWDEFRRVKLQGTPQNCSATTKTNLNFTNGLLPEKKDWRETGIVSPVKAQGDCGACWTFSTTGALEAAYAQAFGKGISLSEQQLVDCAGAFDNHGCNGGLPSHAFEYIKYNGGLETEESYPYTAKDGICKFKPQNVGVKVIDSVNITEGAEDELKIAVALIRPVSVAFEVIDGFKQYESGVYTSTACGNTSMDVNHAVLAVGYGVENGVPYWLIKNSWGEDWGDNGYFKMEMGKNMCGVATCASYPIVA; encoded by the exons ATGTCACGTTCCTCAGTCCTATTGGTTCTCATCGCCGGCCTTTTCTCCGCTACAATTGCCGGAGCGGCGACCTTTGCTGATGAGAATCCCATCAGACAAGTCATCGTTTCGGAAGAAGTGGAGATCGGAATTCTTCAAGTGATTGGCGAAAGTGACGACGCTCTCTCCTTTGCTCGCTTTGTTAACAA GTATGGGAAAAAGTACGACTCTGTTGAGGAGACCAAGCTAAGGTTTGAGATATTTGTGGAGAATCTGAAGATGATTCGATCACATAACAACAAAAGATCAGTAGTATCATACAAACTCGGTGTCAATA AGTTTACCGACCTATCATGGGATGAGTTCCGTAGAGTGAAGTTGCAGGGGACACCTCAAAACTGTTCTGCCACCACAAAGACCAATCTTAACTTCACTAACGGTCTTCTACCAGAGAAG AAAGACTGGAGGGAAACTGGTATTGTTAGCCCAGTGAAGGCACAGGGAGACTGCGGAGCTTGCTGGACATTCAG CACTACTGGTGCACTTGAGGCAGCGTATGCCCAAGCATTTGGGAAGGGAATCTCTCTATCAGAGCAGCAGCTTGTGGACTGTGCTGGAGCTTTTGACAACCATGGCTGTAATGGAGGACTTCCATCACATGCATTTGAGTACATTAAATACAATGGTGGTCTTGAGACTGAAGAATCATATCCATACACCGCCAAGGATGGCATATGTAAATTCAAACCACAAAATGTTGGTGTCAAAGTTATAGATTCAGTCAATATTACCGAG GGTGCTGAAGATGAACTGAAGATTGCAGTTGCATTGATTAGACCTGTTAGTGTTGCTTTTGAGGTGATAGATGGTTTCAAACAGTACGAGAGCGGAGTTTACACCAGCACTGCATGTGGAAACACTTCCATG GACGTAAACCATGCTGTTCTTGCTGTGGGTTATGGTGTTGAAAATGGTGTTCCTTATTGGCTCATAAAAAACTCATGGGGAGAAGATTGGGGTGACAATGGATACTTCAAAATGGAGATGGGAAAAAACATGTGTGGGGTTGCAACTTGTGCATCCTATCCAATCGTCGCCTAA